The following are encoded together in the Glycine soja cultivar W05 chromosome 5, ASM419377v2, whole genome shotgun sequence genome:
- the LOC114413355 gene encoding tetraspanin-10-like isoform X1, which produces MGMGTSTFVTRWINFLTMLLAIAVIIFGVWMSTHHDGCRKSLTVPVIGLGAVIFLISVVGFLGALKNISILLWIYLITLFFVLVGILVFTVLVFIVTNNGSGHSVTGLRYKEYQLQDFSSWFLKELNNSRNWERLKVCLVKSDDCNNLSKKYKTPKQYKSAKLSPIEAGCCRPPSQCGYPAVNASYYDLTFHPVSPNNDCKRYKNYRAVKCYDCDSCKAGVAQYMKTEWRVVAIFNVVLFVVLCIIYFVGCCARRNAARSHSKA; this is translated from the exons ATGGGAATGGGAACTAGCACCTTTGTTACTAGATGGATCAACTTTCTCACCATG CTTTTGGCCATTGCTGTGATAATATTTGGAGTGTGGATGAGCACTCATCATGATGGCTGCCGAAAGTCTCTCACCGTGCCTGTGATAGGCCTCGGAGCAGTTATTTTCTTAAT ATCTGTAGTTGGCTTTTTGGGTGCCCTGAAAAACATCTCCATACTATTATGGATT TATCTGATCACCCTGTTCTTTGTCTTGGTGGGAATTCTGGTCTTCACAGTATTGGT GTTCATCGTGACTAACAACGGATCGGGTCATAGTGTTACTGGTTTAAG GTATAAGGAATACCAACTTCAAGATTTTAGTTCTTGGTTTCTCAAAGAG ttAAACAATTCTCGTAACTGGGAGAGGTTGAAGGTTTGTCTTGTCAAATCTGATGACTGCAATAACCTATCCAAAAAATATAAG ACTCCTAAACAATATAAATCAGCTAAATTGTCACCAATTGAAGCTGGCTGCTGCCGACCGCCTTCCCA ATGTGGATATCCTGCTGTAAATGcatcctactatgacttgaccTTTCATCCAGTTAGCCCAAACAATGACTGCAAGCGGTACAAGAATTATCGGGCCGTCAAATGCTATGATTGTGACTCTTGCAA GGCTGGTGTGGCACAATACATGAAAACCGAGTGGAGAGTTGTTGcaatatttaatgttgttttatttGTTGTCTTG
- the LOC114413355 gene encoding tetraspanin-10-like isoform X2, with product MGMGTSTFVTRWINFLTMLLAIAVIIFGVWMSTHHDGCRKSLTVPVIGLGAVIFLISVVGFLGALKNISILLWIYLITLFFVLVGILVFTVLVFIVTNNGSGHSVTGLRYKEYQLQDFSSWFLKELNNSRNWERLKVCLVKSDDCNNLSKKYKTPKQYKSAKLSPIEAGCCRPPSQ from the exons ATGGGAATGGGAACTAGCACCTTTGTTACTAGATGGATCAACTTTCTCACCATG CTTTTGGCCATTGCTGTGATAATATTTGGAGTGTGGATGAGCACTCATCATGATGGCTGCCGAAAGTCTCTCACCGTGCCTGTGATAGGCCTCGGAGCAGTTATTTTCTTAAT ATCTGTAGTTGGCTTTTTGGGTGCCCTGAAAAACATCTCCATACTATTATGGATT TATCTGATCACCCTGTTCTTTGTCTTGGTGGGAATTCTGGTCTTCACAGTATTGGT GTTCATCGTGACTAACAACGGATCGGGTCATAGTGTTACTGGTTTAAG GTATAAGGAATACCAACTTCAAGATTTTAGTTCTTGGTTTCTCAAAGAG ttAAACAATTCTCGTAACTGGGAGAGGTTGAAGGTTTGTCTTGTCAAATCTGATGACTGCAATAACCTATCCAAAAAATATAAG ACTCCTAAACAATATAAATCAGCTAAATTGTCACCAATTGAAGCTGGCTGCTGCCGACCGCCTTCCCA aTAA